From Bacteroidia bacterium, the proteins below share one genomic window:
- a CDS encoding histidine kinase has translation MWVLLLILITTQIGDFDLIDTLICYVYFLINYVFLIRFLLVKKKFGAFIFSNVILFCGFALIGYSTDSIITSEFAFLLLISLGFSLAIRVTQYFIISEIEKQEKENQYYKTELTLLRYQIQPHFFFNSLNNIYSLIDISPEKAKEMVYVLGKLMRYLLYQTSTDYIDLETEINFLKNFIKLMKLRTNDNVKITAEFPSNAYGVKVEPFLMIPLVENAFKHGISSNAPSEILIDMRIENNTLLFIVQNTYFPKGDSDRSGSGVGIENLMSRLRLMYPKTHSFIQNRTDKYYTSTLKIEL, from the coding sequence ATGTGGGTACTGCTTTTGATTTTAATCACTACCCAGATTGGAGATTTTGACCTCATTGACACCCTAATTTGTTATGTATATTTTCTCATTAACTATGTATTTCTCATTCGATTTCTGCTGGTCAAGAAAAAGTTTGGGGCTTTTATTTTTTCAAATGTCATATTGTTTTGTGGATTTGCGCTTATTGGATATAGCACAGACTCTATTATAACCAGTGAGTTCGCCTTTCTTTTATTGATTTCTCTTGGCTTTAGTTTAGCCATACGAGTAACGCAATATTTTATCATTTCTGAGATAGAAAAACAAGAAAAAGAAAATCAATACTACAAAACAGAGCTAACCCTACTCCGCTACCAAATTCAGCCTCATTTTTTCTTTAACTCACTCAACAATATATACTCACTTATCGACATATCACCCGAAAAAGCGAAAGAAATGGTATATGTTTTAGGTAAACTTATGCGTTATTTGCTTTATCAAACCTCAACAGATTATATTGACTTAGAAACTGAAATTAATTTTTTGAAAAACTTCATTAAACTAATGAAACTGAGAACAAACGACAATGTCAAGATAACTGCTGAATTTCCATCAAATGCATATGGTGTCAAAGTGGAGCCATTTTTAATGATACCTCTGGTTGAAAATGCATTTAAACATGGTATTTCTTCTAATGCACCCAGTGAAATATTGATAGATATGAGGATTGAGAATAACACCTTACTCTTTATTGTTCAGAATACATATTTTCCAAAAGGAGATAGTGATCGAAGCGGTTCGGGTGTCGGCATCGAAAACTTGATGTCAAGATTGAGATTGATGTATCCTAAAACACATTCATTTATCCAAAATAGAACAGACAAATATTATACAAGTACTTTAAAAATTGAACTATGA